In Fibrobacter sp. UWH6, the following are encoded in one genomic region:
- the aqpZ gene encoding aquaporin Z, translating to MKLFSRAIAEAIGTFWLVLGGCGSAVLACGVPTTGIGYVGVSLAFGLTVLTMAYAIGHISGCHLNPAVTLGLVMGGRFSAKEAPAYIVAQILGGIVAAGILLLVACPNLTNAGIGAFATNGWSDSLVNGVNAFGGKATGMGTAFIVEMVLTGIFLFVIMGATDSRAPAGFAPIAIGLCLTLIHLISIPVTNTSVNPARSTAMAVFVGGAAIKQLWLFWVAPILGGCIGGFAYKMLGKSK from the coding sequence ATGAAACTGTTTTCTCGTGCAATTGCAGAAGCAATCGGTACTTTCTGGCTGGTCTTGGGCGGCTGCGGCTCCGCAGTCCTCGCTTGCGGCGTCCCCACAACCGGCATCGGTTACGTTGGCGTTTCTCTCGCCTTCGGTCTTACCGTTCTGACCATGGCCTATGCCATTGGCCATATTTCCGGTTGCCACCTGAACCCTGCAGTTACCCTGGGCCTTGTCATGGGCGGCCGTTTCTCTGCCAAGGAAGCTCCGGCTTACATCGTCGCACAGATTTTGGGCGGTATCGTCGCAGCAGGTATCCTTCTGCTGGTGGCATGCCCCAACCTGACTAACGCAGGCATCGGTGCCTTCGCCACTAACGGCTGGTCCGATTCCCTGGTAAACGGCGTGAACGCCTTCGGTGGCAAGGCCACTGGCATGGGCACCGCATTTATCGTCGAAATGGTCCTCACAGGCATCTTCCTGTTCGTGATCATGGGCGCAACCGATAGCCGCGCTCCCGCAGGCTTCGCCCCCATCGCCATCGGCCTCTGCCTCACCCTGATCCACCTGATTTCTATCCCCGTAACCAACACCTCCGTGAACCCGGCCCGTTCCACTGCAATGGCCGTATTTGTTGGCGGTGCAGCTATCAAGCAGCTGTGGCTCTTCTGGGTAGCCCCCATTCTCGGCGGCTGCATCGGCGGTTTCGCCTACAAGATGCTGGGCAAGTCCAAGTAA
- a CDS encoding polysaccharide biosynthesis tyrosine autokinase — protein METNEQKATINLAGLLPQRAGDTITLIEAIGILWSKKFFIAAFMVVGALIGCLVMNWIRPEFTSDAMLQIDIRGNKATRAMGEMGALLDMTSPADAEIELVKSRSVLAYVVEEEHLRFNAIPVGKMDRLLHREGRMDIDELDIPEIARRDRWTATVTGANSYAVITPEGAKLVEAEVGETVRAPYAGDTLVMRVRLIRAAVGQEFVLQQLKPLAAIRSLARKLSVSEKGKQTGILAVSLKHRYADRSATILNAIANTYVRHNVEKRSAEAEKTLEFLEKQLPGVKAKLDTAEKILADYRHKIGSVDMTGETQVHLQKEVDLQKQLLKLQQEYQEATRLFKDEHPAVRTIAKQQDKLKGELSKLKASAAKMPLTQQEVMRLQEDVQVNNAIYNTMLNNIQQLRVVRAGEVGNVRVVDYAMVEDRPSKPKKLNILICCVAASFMVAVLLVFLMRMLHNGVRSTTEVEKATSISVFAKIPERRGKVMKARRRNLVPLVVSQPEDPASEAFRSLLTSVDFTVPSQTHPVIMVSGLIPGVGKSFVSSNLAALHATSGKRTLLIDADMRRGVHRSSSKMGLAEVLGGLCEFGVAVATSDIENLFVISAGHTKLSPSELLRGENFRSMLDEARKQFDVIIVDTPPMSMVTDAELIYPAADFSLFVLHYGKHSMDEISEAMTKMKRFGEKPKAFVMNHCERETGRYGYGYGYGYYGYYSKKK, from the coding sequence ATGGAAACGAACGAACAGAAAGCGACTATCAATTTGGCAGGTCTGCTTCCCCAGAGGGCTGGGGATACCATCACATTGATAGAAGCCATTGGTATTCTCTGGTCTAAGAAGTTTTTTATTGCAGCCTTTATGGTTGTTGGCGCACTGATTGGCTGTCTGGTCATGAACTGGATTCGTCCCGAATTTACAAGCGACGCCATGCTGCAGATTGATATTCGCGGAAACAAGGCTACCCGAGCCATGGGCGAAATGGGTGCCCTGTTGGATATGACTAGCCCCGCCGACGCCGAAATCGAACTGGTTAAGAGCCGTAGCGTGCTTGCCTATGTGGTTGAAGAGGAGCATCTGCGCTTTAATGCCATTCCGGTAGGCAAGATGGATCGCCTGCTCCATCGCGAAGGTCGCATGGACATCGACGAACTGGATATTCCAGAAATTGCCCGCCGTGACCGCTGGACTGCCACGGTGACGGGCGCTAATTCCTATGCCGTCATTACTCCCGAAGGGGCAAAACTTGTAGAAGCTGAAGTCGGCGAAACTGTTCGCGCTCCCTATGCCGGTGATACGTTGGTGATGCGTGTGCGCCTGATTCGCGCAGCCGTCGGTCAGGAATTTGTACTACAGCAACTTAAGCCACTGGCCGCCATTCGTAGCCTAGCCCGAAAGTTATCTGTTAGCGAAAAGGGGAAGCAGACCGGTATTCTGGCCGTTTCCCTTAAACATCGCTATGCTGATCGTTCCGCAACAATCCTGAATGCCATTGCAAATACCTACGTGCGCCACAATGTAGAAAAGCGTAGTGCCGAAGCCGAAAAGACTTTGGAATTCCTAGAAAAACAGTTACCCGGTGTTAAGGCCAAGTTGGACACCGCCGAAAAGATCCTGGCCGATTACCGCCATAAGATTGGTTCTGTGGACATGACTGGTGAAACTCAGGTTCATTTGCAGAAAGAAGTGGACTTGCAGAAGCAGTTGCTGAAGCTGCAGCAGGAATATCAGGAAGCTACTCGCTTGTTCAAAGATGAACACCCGGCAGTGCGTACCATTGCTAAGCAGCAGGACAAGTTGAAGGGCGAACTTTCTAAGTTGAAGGCTAGCGCAGCTAAGATGCCCTTGACTCAGCAAGAAGTGATGCGCCTGCAGGAAGATGTGCAGGTGAACAATGCTATTTATAACACCATGCTCAACAACATCCAGCAACTTCGCGTGGTTCGTGCCGGCGAAGTGGGTAACGTACGCGTGGTGGACTATGCCATGGTGGAAGATCGCCCCAGCAAACCCAAGAAGTTGAACATCCTTATCTGCTGCGTTGCCGCATCCTTCATGGTTGCGGTGTTGCTGGTGTTCCTTATGCGTATGCTCCACAACGGCGTCCGTAGTACAACTGAGGTGGAAAAGGCTACGAGTATCAGTGTTTTCGCAAAGATTCCTGAACGTCGTGGTAAGGTCATGAAGGCACGTCGTCGCAATTTGGTTCCCTTGGTTGTTTCTCAACCTGAAGATCCGGCAAGCGAAGCCTTCCGCAGTTTGCTTACCTCTGTGGATTTTACGGTTCCGTCTCAGACCCATCCTGTAATCATGGTGTCTGGTCTTATTCCTGGTGTAGGTAAGAGTTTTGTTTCTTCTAACTTGGCTGCACTACACGCTACGTCTGGCAAGCGCACTTTGCTGATTGATGCGGATATGCGTCGAGGCGTGCATCGTAGCAGTAGTAAAATGGGTCTGGCTGAAGTGCTGGGAGGTTTGTGTGAATTTGGAGTTGCAGTTGCAACCTCTGATATTGAAAACTTGTTTGTTATTTCTGCTGGACACACGAAGCTGTCGCCCAGTGAACTATTGCGTGGTGAAAACTTTAGGAGCATGCTTGATGAGGCCCGCAAACAATTCGATGTAATTATTGTGGATACCCCACCCATGAGCATGGTGACCGATGCCGAATTGATTTACCCTGCTGCCGATTTCAGCCTGTTTGTTCTGCATTATGGAAAGCATAGCATGGATGAAATTTCCGAGGCGATGACCAAGATGAAGCGCTTTGGAGAAAAGCCCAAGGCCTTTGTGATGAACCACTGCGAACGTGAAACCGGCCGTTATGGATACGGTTATGGTTATGGATACTATGGGTATTACTCCAAGAAAAAGTAA